A part of Candidatus Electrothrix aestuarii genomic DNA contains:
- a CDS encoding DUF456 family protein — translation MQAIVDWFSSLYTVTLANSHVWGFLASLPFIIGGLIGTVFPALPGTVLIFVGFLIYGMMTGFDSLSVWFFAGQTVLVTLSYLIEFLATAFGVKMFGGSKAAAWGAVFGSLLVFVLGPIGIIVGPLIGAIIGELIMGEQIKQALHSGFGSFLGFMGGVIANLIISGLMIAWFGWQIL, via the coding sequence GTGCAAGCAATAGTCGACTGGTTTTCTTCACTCTATACCGTCACGCTGGCGAACTCCCATGTTTGGGGCTTCCTGGCCAGCCTCCCATTTATCATCGGAGGACTGATAGGTACTGTTTTTCCGGCTCTTCCGGGAACCGTACTGATTTTTGTCGGCTTTCTGATCTACGGCATGATGACCGGATTTGACAGCCTTTCTGTCTGGTTCTTTGCTGGTCAGACAGTACTGGTTACTTTGAGTTACCTGATTGAATTTCTTGCCACAGCCTTTGGGGTGAAAATGTTCGGTGGCTCAAAAGCAGCAGCTTGGGGTGCGGTATTCGGTTCTTTGCTGGTCTTTGTCCTAGGCCCCATCGGCATTATAGTCGGCCCACTTATTGGGGCTATCATCGGGGAGCTGATCATGGGCGAACAGATCAAACAGGCCTTGCATTCCGGTTTTGGCTCTTTTCTTGGTTTTATGGGAGGAGTTATCGCAAATCTGATCATTTCCGGCCTGATGATAGCTTGGTTTGGTTGGCAAATACTATAA